The Nematostella vectensis chromosome 6, jaNemVect1.1, whole genome shotgun sequence region TTTCACTTGGACGGGAACTAAGGCATCTAAGCTTTCTATCCAGCTGGCTTCATCGTAGTGAAAAGCGTACAGGCCTTTTTCCGCAGTGGCCTTGAACCACAGTAGCGAAGCCTTTCTACCGGGCATGAGGTTCTGAATTCTAGCTAGCAGAATGTTCGGATTTGCCAGAGTGCTGCCTTCTACTGTGAGAGCAACCCAGCTACCTTTATCAAGCCCTGCATTTCTGTCGGACGGCTGAGCTGATAGTGACTCGATTGTATTTTCTGCTAATTCTGAAGCAAGGCTGACAGCCAAACTCTTCTTTTCGCTGGAATTTCTACGGTCATAGGTGAGTTGAGCTTGCTTCCTTGTGTGTCTCAAGGCCGACGCCAAACTGTCTTTCATTGCGTCGGTGCACTGGctgataaaacaaaagaaagaaagtccTGGTTTGAATTTTGCTTGCGGTGTGTAATTACTAATAGTTCTAAGTTATCATTACAGAATCGTTTTATTCGTGAAGAAAATGGCTGATAAACACAGCATGGTGCCGTCCAGAGTCTTGTGGGGGAGTGAGTGATAATAGTCTGCAATGTCATCTACTTAGCATGGAATTTTCACCTGTCCCCATAACAATAAGTCACGAAGGAGCTTCTCAGAAGGTGCAAGTTGACACTCACTCCTGTTAGGTGGTAAAAGACAGACTTCATGTGGGTTGAGAATGCGGGACCACTAAAGGGTTTTCCTTTATCTGtctaataacaaaaataagtaAAGAATCACTCATCAATTCAATATCAATTcaaatgcaatgtttttttccatgtaaccccccctccccccaaattaGGGGGTTATAAAATGACCCCACAAAGGGATAGTAGTTGTTTTAAATGCTTTCATAGTCACCCTATGTAGGATTGTTAGATGttcaaaatattaattcaCCGCCAAAACTAACCCTTCTTAGGATTGTGATGAGAGTATAACCTTTCCTGGgatgagtgatgatgtacAAAATGTCTTGTTGGGGTGAGACAATTGGTTGAGATAACTTTTCAAAGATGACTATTTCGCTGGATTACTTTAGAAAGATAATTCGCAACCTTATAAGaattagggttagggttagggttagggttagggttagggttagggttagggttagggttagggttagggttagggttagggttagggttagggttagggttagggttagggttagggttagggtta contains the following coding sequences:
- the LOC125567983 gene encoding uncharacterized protein LOC125567983 codes for the protein MKSVFYHLTGVSVNLHLLRSSFVTYCYGDSQCTDAMKDSLASALRHTRKQAQLTYDRRNSSEKKSLAVSLASELAENTIESLSAQPSDRNAGLDKGSWVALTVEGSTLANPNILLARIQNLMPGRKASLLWFKATAEKGLYAFHYDEASWIESLDALVPVQVKEIKNSPGLYKLTTSLKKIHRAVLGNN